The following coding sequences are from one Chelonoidis abingdonii isolate Lonesome George chromosome 4, CheloAbing_2.0, whole genome shotgun sequence window:
- the BMP4 gene encoding bone morphogenetic protein 4, producing MIPGSRMLMVILLCQVLLGGTTHANLIPETGRKKVGELQAQAGSGRRSGQSHELLRGFEASLLQMFGLRRRPQPSKAAVIPAYMLDLYRLQSGEEEESLQDFSLRYPERPTSRANTVRSFHHEEHLETLPGPSDPPRVRFLFNLSSVPENEVITSAELRLYREQQEARSPAWERGSHRINIYEVLKPPPAHGQVITRLLDTRLVHHNVSRWESFDVSPAVLRWTQDKQPNHGLAVEVTQLLPAPAGPGTHVRISRSLPQGDGDWAQLRPLLVTFSHDGRGHALTRRARRSAKHQRPRKNKKNCRRHALYVDFSDVGWNDWIVAPPGYQAFYCHGDCPFPLADHLNSTNHAIVQTLVNSVNASIPKACCVPTELSAISMLYLDEYDKVVLKNYQEMVVEGCGCR from the exons ATGATTCCTGGTAGCCGAATGCTGATGGTCATTCTGTTATGCCAAGTTCTGCTAGGAGGCACTACCCATGCCAATCTGATACCCGAGACGGGGCGGAAGAAAGTTGGAGAACTCCAGGCTCAGGCAGGATCTGGACGCCGCTCTGGGCAAAGCCATGAACTCTTGCGGGGTTTCGAGGCGAGTTTGCTGCAGATGTTCGGGCTCCGCCGGCGGCCGCAGCCCAGCAAAGCAGCCGTCATCCCCGCGTACATGCTGGATCTCTACCGGCTGCagtccggggaagaggaggaaagccTGCAGGACTTCAGCCTGCGCTATCCCGAGAGACCCACCAGCCGGGCCAACACCGTGAGGAGTTTCCACCATGAAG AACATCTGGAGACCCTCCCCGGGCCCAGCGACCCCCCCCGCGTTCGCTTCCTCTTCAACCTCAGCAGCGTGCCGGAGAACGAGGTGATCACCTCGGCCGAGCTGCGGCTGTACCGGGAGCAGCAGGAAGCGCGGAGCCCCGCGTGGGAACGGGGCTCGCACCGGATCAACATCTACGAAGTGCTGAAGCCCCCGCCGGCCCACGGGCAGGTGATCACGCGACTGCTGGACACGCGGCTGGTGCATCACAACGTGTCCCGGTGGGAGAGCTTCGACGTGAGCCCCGCTGTCCTCCGCTGGACCCAGGACAAGCAGCCCAACCACGGGCTGGCGGTGGAGGTGACCCAGCTGCTCCCGGCGCCGGCTGGGCCGGGGACTCACGTCAGGATTAGCCGATCTTTACCTCAAGGAGACGGGGACTGGGCCCAGCTGAGGCCGCTGCTGGTCACGTTCAGCCACGACGGCAGGGGCCACGCACTGACCCGCAGGGCGCGCCGCAGCGCCAAGCACCAGCGGCCCcgcaagaacaaaaaaaactgcCGCCGCCACGCGCTCTATGTGGATTTCAGCGACGTGGGCTGGAACGACTGGATCGTGGCCCCCCCGGGCTACCAGGCCTTTTACTGCCACGGGGACTGCCCCTTCCCTTTGGCCGACCACCTCAACTCCACCAACCACGCCATCGTGCAAACCCTGGTGAACTCCGTGAACGCCAGCATCCCCAAGGCCTGCTGCGTGCCCACGGAGCTGAGCGCCATCTCCATGCTGTACCTGGACGAGTATGACAAAGTGGTCCTGAAAAACTACCAGGAGATGGTGGTGGAGGGGTGCGGGTGCCGTTAA